A genomic segment from Equus przewalskii isolate Varuska chromosome X, EquPr2, whole genome shotgun sequence encodes:
- the LOC139081172 gene encoding ferritin heavy chain-like: MATAQPSQVLQNYHPDCEAAINGQICLELYASYVYMSMAYYFDRDDVALKHFFQLFLQQSRQKREHAERLMQLQNQRGGRLRLGDIKKPDRDDWESGLKAVECALQLEKNVNQSLLDLHQLATDKADPHLCHFLESHLLLEQVKSMKELGDHLTNLLKMGAPADGLAEYLFDKLTLGDGSKN; the protein is encoded by the coding sequence ATGGCGACCGCGCAGCCCTCGCAGGTGCTCCAGAACTACCACCCCGACTGCGAGGCCGCCATCAACGGCCAGATCTGCCTGGAGCTGTACGCCTCCTACGTGTACATGTCGATGGCCTACTACTTCGACAGGGACGACGTGGCCCTGAAGCACTTCTTCCAGCTGTTCCTGCAGCAGTCGCGCCAGAAGAGGGAGCACGCCGAGAGGCTGATGCAGCTGCAGAACCAGCGCGGAGGCCGCCTCCGCCTTGGCGACATCAAGAAGCCAGACCGCGACGACTGGGAGAGCGGCCTGAAGGCCGTGGAGTGTGCGCTCCAGCTGGAGAAGAACGTCAACCAGAGCCTGCTCGATCTGCACCAGCTGGCCACCGACAAGGCGGATCCCCATCTGTGCCACTTCCTGGAGAGTCACCTCCTGCTCGAGCAAGTCAAGTCCATGAAGGAGTTGGGGGACCATCTCACCAACCTGCTCAAGATGGGGGCCCCAGCAGACGGCCTGGCAGAGTACCTCTTCGACAAGCTCACCCTGGGGGACGGCAGTAAGAACTGA